DNA sequence from the Candidatus Fluviicola riflensis genome:
CGGGATATTACTAAAAACAGTTCTTCCACTTGCATTAGGGGTTTACCTGGTTTGGTATTTTTTCGATCGGATGTCGGCCACCGACAAAGATATTTTCTTCGAAGCCATTCAAAAAGCTGATTATACCTGGATCGTTGCATCGCTCACATTGAGTTTCCTGGCTTTGTTGTCACGTGCTTATCGCTGGAAGTATGTGCTGGAACCACTTGGTTATAAAACCAAATTCTGGAACCGGTACCATGCGCTGATGATCGGCTACATTGTCAATTTGACGATTCCACGAGCCGGAGAAGCTTCTCGTGCTGTGATGTTGTCGCGTTCAGACGGCGTTCCGTTTTCAAAATCATTCGGAACGATTCTGGCAGAAAGAGCCGTTGACCTGGTGATGCTTATGGGAGTTGTGCTTTTTACCACTTCTATTGGCTACGATGATTTCTGGAAGATCAAATACCAGGTTGAAACGCAATTAGGCGGTAATAACCCAACTGGTGAAACTTCATGGACGGGAATTATCCTTTACTCGATTGTCGCAACGGTGCTAATTGGTTTAGTGATCGCGTTTGCCATTCAAAAAACCCGTGCGAAACTGCTTCAATTCATCAAAGATTTGTTCGCGGGTGTTTTTGCCATTTTTCGGTCAAAAAATCCGTTGAGTTATTCGGCGCACACCGTGTTTATCTGGTTGATGTACATCAGCTATTTTTCCATTGCGTTTTTGTCGCTGGAAGAATCGAAGAATGTGCCTTTTGCCGGAATTATGATCGCGTTTATTGCCGGTTCGCTGGGAATCAGTTTCACCAATGGCGGAATCGGTGCTTTTCCCTTGTTAGTCGGATTAGTACTCAATTTTTACCTGCACGATGAATATGGCGATGCTGCTGCCGGAATTGGTGCTGCGCTGGGAATGATCATCTGGTCGTCACAAACGCTGATGATGATTTTGCTCGGAGCGCTTTCATTTGTTTTAATCCCCAATAATTTTTCCAAAGATGAGCCGGTTCAATGACATGACTGCTAAAATGCAGGATCTGGCAGCTGCCAAAGCTACCGTTGCCGCGTGGAAATCTCTCGGAGAAAAAGTGGTATTTACTAATGGTTGTTTTGATATTCTGCATCGCGGACATGTTACCTACCTGGCCCACGCAGCCGATTTCGGAACTAAACTCGTAGTCGCGCTCAATACCGATGCTTCGGTGAAACGCTTGGGCAAAGGCGACGACCGGCCCGTGAATTCGGAAGACGCGCGTTCGTATGTGATGTCGGCACTCGGTTTTGTCGATTTGGTCGTTTTATTCGACAACGACACGCCTTTGGAAGTAATCACGGCATTGGAACCTTCTGTTTTGGTAAAAGGTGGCGATTACAATGCTGACGAAACCGACCGTTCCAACAAACAATACATTGTGGGAAGCCACGAAGTGCGGGCGCTGGGCGGCGAAGTAAAAACGGTTGACCTGGTTGATGGCTTTTCGACGACGGGGATTATCCGAAAACTGAAAAATGGTTGATTTTAAAAACGATATGTAAGCGCGGGACGCATCCCGCGCCTACGTTTTCTAAAATCAAACATACTGACTTCTCTCGCCTACACCCCTAATACCGCCTTCAAATCCGCATACGACGTTCTGCTAATCGCCAACCGCGCGCCCGATTTCAGGATCGCGATGTAACTGTTTTTTTCAAATGACTCAATGCGCGTCAGTTCCTGGATATTGAGGATGAACGAACGGTGAATCCGGATAAATTGCTGTGATGGCAGGCTCGTTTCAAAATGACTCATCGTTTTCTTTTTGAGGTGCGTTCCGTTGCCAGTATGGATTTTCACATAATCGTCGTAGGCTTCAATGTAATGAATCTCAGCCGTAGGAATGATCTTGATTTCGCTGCCGTCTTTGATTACCACGCGGTATTGTTCATCGGGAACCTGGTAATGAATCGCGCTGGTTTGTTTTTTGGTGTCCGCAGCTACTGATTTCCATTTTTCGATGGCCTGTGAGAATCGTTCAGCTGAAAATGGTTTCAACAAATAATCCAGGGCGTGGACTTCGAACGCTTTCAACGCATATTCATCAAACGCGGTGGTGAAAATAACAGCCGGCGGATCGGGTAAAATCTCCAATAGTTCAAATCCGTTGATCTTCGGCATTTGAATATCGAGCAGCAACAAATCGGGATTTGTTTCCGCAATTACTTTGGCGGCTTCAAAACCGTCACCACATTCTCCCACAAGTTCCAAATCAGGATGCGCCTGCAAAAATGATTTGATAATGGCCCTTGCCAATGGTTCGTCGTCAACGATCAATACTTTTTTCATACTTGTGGAATACAAATGGTTGTGGTAAACAATTCTTCCGTTTTGGCAGTGGTCAACAAACCGCTTTGCCCGAAAAATAAGGATAATCGGCGTTGGATGCTCGCCAAACCGAATCCTTTTCCTTCGCTGGCGTTTACAAATTGTGTGTCGTAAGGACTCGAAACAGTCACCGTGAGCAATTTACCTTCGCACAACACATTCACCGAAATGGTAATGGCGTTTATTTGTCCGTATAAGCCATACTTGATTGCATTTTCAAGAATCGGTTGCAGGATGAGTGCCGGAACTTTGAGTTCTTCACAGGCTTCGTTGCTGTTTATTTCGGTCGTGAGCCGGTGCCCGAAACGCACTTTTTCGATTTCGAGGTAAAGCCGGATCTGTTCCAGTTCTTCTTTCAGCGGAACCAATTGCTGTACGTCTTTGCGAAGCGTTCCCCGAAGAAAATTACTCAGTAACTGGATCATGCGATGCGCTTCTGTCGGTTCCAGAATTGTCAGTGCGCTGATGGAATTGAGGCTGTTGAACAAAAAATGAGGTTGCAACTGCTGGTGTATATTGTCTAATTCTGCTTTGGTTAATGCGCGTTCTTTCTCCAGCAGTTGCTCCTGTATATTGGCTTGCGTTTGGGCATTTTTCTGAATCCACCAGTTCAAACTGATCAGCAATAAGAAGAAGAAAGCCATCACAGCTCTCACTGCTTCGAACGGAAACACAAAATGCTGCCAGTCGTAATCGGTGAATAATAATTTATATAAACCATTGAAAGCCAATTGAAACATCCCGGTAAACACGAAAATGATGGCGAAATTCACAAAATTCAACGGCTTGGAAGGATGGAAATTATGCTGAATGAGGTAGAGAATCTGCCCAAGCAAAATCATGATCATCGAACTTAACAGCGCATCTCTCAACGCAATTGTAAAATGAAAGCCGTTTACCCAAAGCAATACAAATTGAATTGCCGCAGCTGCAAGTACCCATAAGGAGAACTTGATTTTTACCTGGCTGGAAGAAGTGCGTGTTTGCATAGACTTATTTTGAATTGAAACTATTGATTTCGATACCGCCAAACATGCATGTTCCGCGAAGAATCACCACTTTGTCAGGATTATCGGTATTGGTTTCTGTGGTCGGACGCTTGTCTTCGATTCCGCCGAAAATACTCACCACTTCGGTTTTGATTTGCCAGTGATTGGGAATGGTGAGTGTGGTTCCGCCAAAAAGATTGGTGACATCCATTACAATCTGGTTGTTGAAATCGGCTTGTGACAGGTTGATCTCATTACCACCGAAAATAGTGACAATGTCTGCACCGCGAAACTGTTTGCTCACCACATTTTTCTGCACACCACCGAAGATGGAAACAGCGTCAATGAAATCGTCTTGTGAGATGTTTTCCAAACCCTCCATACCTTCATAATAGTGATGATGATGTTTTTTCCAGAACTCCCGTCGTTTTTCAAAGCGATTGCCCCCGCAACCTGATTTCGATTTTGATTTGAACAGGATGAATAAACCGAGCAGGATTACCAGCACCGGCCAAACGATGTTCATATTGACTGCTTCGGGATAAATTTCATTCCAGATCAGCAATTTACCAACGGCGATGAGTATGTAGCCAAAGAATGATTTGAATTTGTGTTTGACCAATACGATCAACCCGAAAGCGATGATAAATGGTCCGGGAGTAAACGTCCATGTGGGTAATTTTACGCCCGTTTCATGCAACAGGTATAAAATTCCGAATACGATCACGAAAATGCCGGTAGTAATTTTACCACGTTTGTTGCTCTTTTGCCAGCTTAGATAATGATGTTGGTCCTCTGCGTTGATTGGTTCTGTACTCATTGTTTGTGAATTTTGAACAAATCTAAGACAGGAATGCAGAGGATACAAGAACAAATCGGTGAGTTGTAGGTGAAGATAGGTGAAGTGTGGAAGAGGTGATTTTCAACCTCATTCTCATTCTATTGTACTGTTGTAGAATGAGAATGATGAATAAAAACAATCCATCCTTCACTTCCTCACAATTCAACCGGTTTATTCTACAATTCATTTAATTTTGCCCTATGGGGCTGATTCACTACCCGTACTATTGTGTCATAAAACAACTTTTATGAAACTAAACCAATACATTTTAGCATTGCTGCTCGGAATCACTACATTTCCGCTTTGGGCGCAAACCACCACACAAACCATCAGAGGAACCATCATCGACAAACAATCGCAGCAAACCATTCCGGGTGCGACAGTTGTTATTTTGGAAAGCAACCTGCTGCAAGCCGCACTTTCGGATTTTGACGGACGCTACAAAATAACAGATGTTCTACCGGGTCGCTACGATTTAAAAGTGACTTATTCAGGCTACAAGGAAATTGTACTTTCCAATATTGTCGTGACTGCCGGAAAAGAAACGGTGCTCGACATTGCGATGGAAGAAAATATCACGGAAGTTGAAGAAGTGGTGATCAACGCCCGGAAGAAAAACGAAACAAACAACGAATTGATTTCGCTAAGCGGACGTTCGTTCTCGATGGAAGAAGTAAACCGCTATGCCGGCGGACGTTCTGATCCCGCGCGTTTGGCAGCCAATTTTGCCGGTGTGAGTTCGCCCGATGATTCACGCAACGATATTGTAATCCGTGGAAACTCTCCTATTGGCGTGTTGTGGCGGATTGAAGGATTGAACATTCCCAATCCGAATCACTTTTCAACCGTTGGAACTACCGGCGGCCCCGTAAGCGCTATCAATACCAATATTTTGCGCAATTCCGACTTCATGACTTCTGCTTTCCCGGCCGAATACGGAAATGCCAATGCCGGCGTGTTTGATCTTGGTTTCCGGAATGGAAATACTGAAAAACGCGAACATACGTTTCAGCTCGGCGCTTTAACCGGTTTGGAATTCATGACCGAAGGACCGATTCGCAAAGAAAAAAACTCGTCGTACCTCATCGCGTATCGTTATGGATTTGCAGGTGTTGCACAAGCTATCGGTTTACCAATCGGAACGGCTGCAACGCCTTATTACCAGGATCTTTCGTTTAAACTCAATTCCGGAAACACCAAAATGGGACGTTTCACTCTTTTTGGATTGGCAG
Encoded proteins:
- a CDS encoding D-glycero-beta-D-manno-heptose 1-phosphate adenylyltransferase gives rise to the protein MQDLAAAKATVAAWKSLGEKVVFTNGCFDILHRGHVTYLAHAADFGTKLVVALNTDASVKRLGKGDDRPVNSEDARSYVMSALGFVDLVVLFDNDTPLEVITALEPSVLVKGGDYNADETDRSNKQYIVGSHEVRALGGEVKTVDLVDGFSTTGIIRKLKNG
- a CDS encoding DNA-binding response regulator encodes the protein MKKVLIVDDEPLARAIIKSFLQAHPDLELVGECGDGFEAAKVIAETNPDLLLLDIQMPKINGFELLEILPDPPAVIFTTAFDEYALKAFEVHALDYLLKPFSAERFSQAIEKWKSVAADTKKQTSAIHYQVPDEQYRVVIKDGSEIKIIPTAEIHYIEAYDDYVKIHTGNGTHLKKKTMSHFETSLPSQQFIRIHRSFILNIQELTRIESFEKNSYIAILKSGARLAISRTSYADLKAVLGV